The following proteins come from a genomic window of Leptospira bandrabouensis:
- a CDS encoding CBS domain-containing protein, whose product MSVKDILKDKASSVLSIEEDRNVLEATQMMVGAKVGSLIVTFQGKLVGIFTERDLMRVVAKDHANLDKIKLKDVMTTQLTVAGPDEDVDDILNNMITKRFRHMPVLDGDKIIGLISIGDAVKTKLTRTQAEMSILREYMYGPH is encoded by the coding sequence ATGTCCGTAAAAGATATTCTAAAAGACAAAGCGTCCTCTGTTCTTTCCATCGAAGAAGATAGAAATGTATTGGAAGCCACTCAGATGATGGTGGGTGCGAAAGTAGGATCACTCATTGTTACCTTCCAAGGAAAACTGGTAGGAATCTTTACGGAACGAGATTTGATGCGAGTGGTAGCCAAAGACCATGCCAACCTAGACAAAATCAAATTAAAAGATGTAATGACAACACAACTCACCGTGGCTGGACCCGATGAAGACGTGGATGATATCTTAAATAATATGATCACAAAACGTTTCCGCCATATGCCTGTGCTTGACGGTGATAAAATCATTGGTCTTATCTCTATTGGAGATGCAGTCAAAACAAAACTGACTAGAACACAGGCAGAGATGAGTATACTCAGAGAGTATATGTACGGGCCGCACTAA
- the hemW gene encoding radical SAM family heme chaperone HemW, whose protein sequence is MEILDKQSIWQVRNSYLGVYVHFPYCFKKCDYCDFYSEGIGAAPANDEQSLFKSYQKEILDRISHFPEIKKRTIDTVFFGGGTPSKASPEHWKNLLDFLRSEFSFSENPEISIEVNPEDLSSELLEKYHSIGINRVNVGVQTLEKKGLEFLGRHYDEDRYHSLVEILTKSPIKRVGIDLMYGIPGVSKESFLSDLDLFLKAGLPHLSLYSLTLEKGTQYSRDVTDHKKLEPEENLQSEILTQLPSILKEQGYLWYEVSNYAKPGFESLHNLKYWTYEPYLGLGPGAHGMIAGHRYGNPRNAALYQKKETSTKYEKIDPSTELSFTLFRLFSPFRYLDFIETYLDTKTKSKYIKTIEAWEKKGLCSIENEIFQWKPEALLLLDDLILEITL, encoded by the coding sequence ATGGAAATATTAGACAAACAATCTATCTGGCAAGTCCGAAATTCCTATTTAGGAGTCTATGTCCACTTCCCCTATTGTTTTAAAAAATGCGATTATTGTGATTTTTATTCGGAAGGGATTGGAGCTGCACCAGCTAACGATGAACAGTCGCTTTTTAAGTCTTACCAAAAAGAAATTTTAGATAGGATTTCTCATTTTCCTGAAATCAAAAAACGCACTATCGATACCGTATTTTTTGGTGGAGGAACTCCCTCCAAAGCATCACCTGAACATTGGAAAAACCTTTTAGATTTTTTACGTTCCGAGTTTTCTTTTTCGGAAAACCCAGAGATATCGATCGAAGTAAACCCGGAAGATTTAAGTTCGGAACTCCTTGAGAAATACCATTCCATCGGGATCAACCGCGTGAATGTCGGGGTTCAAACTCTAGAAAAAAAGGGACTCGAATTCCTCGGTCGTCATTATGACGAAGATCGTTACCATTCTCTTGTGGAAATTCTCACCAAATCTCCTATCAAACGAGTGGGAATTGATTTGATGTATGGAATTCCCGGTGTATCGAAAGAATCGTTTTTATCAGATTTAGATCTATTTTTAAAGGCGGGCCTTCCCCATTTGAGTTTGTATTCTTTAACGTTAGAAAAAGGAACCCAGTATTCTCGTGATGTAACAGACCATAAAAAGTTGGAACCTGAAGAGAACCTCCAATCTGAAATCCTCACCCAATTACCCAGCATTTTAAAAGAACAGGGATACCTTTGGTACGAAGTTTCCAATTATGCCAAACCAGGGTTTGAATCCTTACACAATTTGAAGTATTGGACCTATGAACCCTATTTGGGCCTTGGTCCAGGAGCGCATGGGATGATTGCAGGGCATAGGTATGGCAATCCAAGAAATGCAGCACTCTACCAAAAAAAAGAAACATCCACTAAGTATGAAAAAATCGATCCTTCTACTGAACTGAGTTTTACCTTATTTCGGCTCTTTTCTCCTTTTCGGTATTTGGATTTTATTGAAACGTATTTGGATACAAAGACCAAATCCAAATACATAAAAACCATTGAAGCTTGGGAAAAAAAAGGTTTATGTTCGATCGAAAATGAAATCTTTCAATGGAAACCAGAGGCATTACTCTTGTTAGATGATCTTATTTTAGAAATTACACTCTAA
- a CDS encoding bifunctional nuclease family protein has product MEFYEVKISDISLTNVGFAVFLRPKDSEDKRVVPIFIGPLETHSITTVIDGTKPPRPMTHDLMLYMLTSLGATVLKITIEEIIDSTFYAKIQLRKDEEIITLDARPSDSIALALRANAPIFIAKSVLDETGIIMKEDEIQGESISSEKKIQALPKSNLQILEETLENALKTEDYETAAKIRDQIKKLIENS; this is encoded by the coding sequence ATGGAGTTTTATGAAGTAAAAATCTCTGATATCAGCCTGACCAATGTGGGTTTTGCTGTATTCCTGCGTCCGAAAGATTCGGAAGACAAACGTGTGGTTCCCATCTTCATCGGGCCACTGGAAACTCATTCCATCACCACTGTGATTGATGGAACCAAACCCCCAAGACCAATGACACATGACCTTATGTTGTATATGTTGACTTCTCTTGGAGCCACAGTTCTCAAAATCACCATCGAAGAAATCATCGATAGTACGTTTTATGCCAAAATCCAACTTCGAAAAGATGAAGAGATCATCACTTTGGATGCAAGGCCTTCTGATTCCATTGCCCTTGCCTTAAGGGCTAATGCTCCTATTTTTATCGCCAAATCCGTATTAGATGAAACTGGGATTATTATGAAGGAAGATGAAATCCAAGGGGAGAGTATTTCTTCTGAGAAAAAAATCCAAGCCCTACCAAAATCAAATCTTCAAATTTTAGAAGAAACTTTGGAAAACGCATTAAAAACAGAAGATTACGAAACCGCTGCAAAAATCCGGGACCAAATCAAGAAACTCATCGAAAATAGTTAA
- a CDS encoding phasin-related domain-containing protein translates to MEKLVMDVVNAGIALFRSGEEKLKTAVVDLEKVYNDLKSKGELDKSAESQKIRDLLSKTIADAQGAIGKTNASYDEVLAKLQANYQSIYQQIDTAIPPQVKEKLKQTLDELKVLIEKAKSK, encoded by the coding sequence ATGGAAAAATTAGTTATGGATGTTGTGAATGCTGGAATTGCTCTCTTTCGTTCCGGCGAAGAAAAGTTAAAAACTGCAGTGGTTGATTTAGAGAAAGTTTACAATGATCTAAAGTCAAAAGGGGAATTGGACAAATCCGCTGAGTCCCAAAAAATTCGTGATCTCTTAAGCAAAACAATTGCTGATGCGCAAGGTGCCATCGGGAAAACCAATGCAAGTTACGATGAAGTTCTAGCTAAACTTCAGGCCAATTACCAATCCATTTACCAACAAATTGATACGGCAATTCCTCCTCAAGTGAAAGAAAAATTGAAACAAACGTTAGATGAATTAAAAGTCCTGATTGAAAAAGCAAAATCAAAATAG
- a CDS encoding MFS transporter, with product MSTSPKRIKFILFLIVFTDMMGFSLLFPLFPKTLEFFLSKGDDTLFRMFYSAANLLSFGGDTKYTFVLFGGILGSIYSFLQFIAAPVWGRFSDHSGRRAILLFTTLGNTIGYLLWLFSSQFWMFVLSRVITGMMGGNLSVASAAMADQTDEKSRAAGMGFLGAGIGLGFVMGPLLGGISSQWNFLDSFYKEGSMVVFPASALFAILVSLLTVILVFVFLPHNKPEVIPEKEIHPFLSLRKIESRNLVRISLLNLLFVLSFSGFEFVVNFFLSDTFQFSPKEIGFTFLYIGIIIILVQGGVVRRLSGKISEKRISLYGAVLVVIGMGLLVSFGTNFTGLFISLFFLAFGSALVNPGLSSFASLESGKGDLGRSLGLFRSFGSLGRAVSPVVFSLLYFQKGPSLAFFVSFVLLVGFAFLLWTQKEKTA from the coding sequence ATGAGTACGTCCCCAAAACGAATCAAATTCATTCTTTTCCTGATTGTTTTTACAGACATGATGGGTTTTTCCCTTCTGTTTCCATTATTTCCCAAAACCTTAGAATTTTTCTTATCCAAAGGTGATGATACTTTGTTCAGAATGTTCTATTCTGCCGCAAATCTTTTGTCTTTTGGTGGAGATACAAAATACACCTTCGTATTGTTTGGTGGAATATTGGGCAGTATTTATAGTTTTTTACAGTTCATTGCAGCACCGGTTTGGGGAAGGTTTTCTGACCACTCAGGGAGGAGGGCCATTTTACTTTTTACGACTCTTGGGAATACCATTGGATATTTACTATGGTTGTTTTCTTCGCAGTTTTGGATGTTTGTTCTTAGCCGGGTCATTACAGGAATGATGGGGGGAAACTTGTCTGTAGCATCGGCTGCTATGGCAGACCAAACCGATGAAAAATCAAGGGCTGCAGGAATGGGATTTTTGGGAGCCGGAATTGGTCTTGGATTTGTAATGGGCCCGCTCCTTGGGGGAATCAGTTCCCAGTGGAACTTTTTGGATTCCTTTTATAAGGAAGGATCGATGGTAGTTTTTCCTGCTTCTGCTTTATTTGCGATTCTTGTCTCACTTCTTACGGTTATTTTAGTTTTTGTGTTTTTACCACATAACAAACCGGAAGTGATACCAGAAAAAGAGATCCATCCATTTTTATCTTTAAGAAAAATCGAATCCCGGAATTTGGTTCGAATTTCCTTATTAAATTTACTTTTTGTACTTAGTTTTTCTGGCTTTGAATTTGTTGTGAATTTTTTTCTTTCTGATACCTTCCAGTTTTCTCCCAAAGAAATAGGTTTCACTTTTTTATATATCGGAATCATCATCATACTCGTGCAAGGTGGTGTGGTGCGGAGACTTTCTGGAAAAATTTCGGAAAAAAGAATTTCTCTTTATGGGGCAGTCCTTGTTGTGATTGGGATGGGGTTACTTGTTTCCTTTGGAACCAATTTTACGGGATTATTTATTTCCTTATTCTTCTTGGCTTTTGGAAGTGCACTGGTCAATCCAGGTTTGTCTTCTTTTGCCTCACTTGAGAGTGGAAAAGGGGATCTAGGACGATCCCTGGGACTCTTTCGAAGTTTTGGTTCCCTCGGAAGAGCCGTGTCTCCAGTCGTATTCTCTTTGTTATACTTTCAAAAAGGACCTAGTTTAGCTTTTTTTGTATCCTTTGTCCTTCTTGTTGGATTTGCGTTTTTACTTTGGACGCAAAAAGAAAAAACGGCTTAA
- a CDS encoding Lsa36 family surface (lipo)protein: protein MKLRIGILSLTFSLVFVPNGLVHAKVTCTGDACGILPTTIQSQLNSVDQALQFQYTDKVLATMSEAAVVSNINSSLMGPGIVNRFQVGVGLSIAGQKKEDINVAYQSLSFQKLPNVGAALAPNFIVAINLGWLMGGGPSDTEPELKTFLHRFNLYLHGFKFNFAQGDVQKAIESQNKNIELGGDITSGGFTLRFHIIENYSDGIGLFEFSGISMGLGLHYQRQVIDLTYNDNKTQTLTLGPAIGTWGGATKFNYSSTVTSVPLDVRTGFRMFYFFTLFAGAGTSMNFGSSNLNLSRSGPINLALDSNAVSASLSPEIAAQIPASALGQTKSGTLTMDLSGKAQAPNTTNFLIAGIEINALITKLTLEAIVAQNVQSVMFGAKFTF, encoded by the coding sequence ATGAAATTACGCATAGGTATCCTTTCCCTCACATTTAGTTTGGTATTTGTCCCAAATGGACTCGTCCATGCAAAGGTGACCTGTACGGGAGATGCTTGCGGAATACTACCAACAACCATTCAATCTCAGCTGAATAGTGTCGACCAAGCCCTACAATTCCAATACACAGACAAAGTACTCGCTACCATGTCAGAAGCAGCGGTTGTATCCAATATCAACTCATCCCTTATGGGCCCAGGAATTGTGAACCGTTTCCAGGTGGGAGTGGGATTGTCAATTGCAGGTCAAAAAAAAGAAGATATCAACGTAGCCTACCAAAGCCTCAGTTTCCAAAAACTTCCAAATGTGGGAGCAGCACTTGCACCTAACTTTATTGTGGCGATCAATCTCGGTTGGTTAATGGGGGGAGGACCTTCCGATACGGAACCCGAATTAAAAACTTTTTTACATCGTTTCAATTTATATCTGCATGGATTCAAATTTAACTTTGCACAAGGTGATGTACAAAAAGCAATAGAGTCACAAAATAAAAACATAGAACTTGGTGGTGACATTACCTCTGGCGGATTTACATTACGATTTCATATCATTGAAAACTATTCCGATGGAATTGGACTTTTCGAATTCTCTGGAATTTCAATGGGACTTGGACTCCACTACCAAAGACAAGTGATCGACTTAACTTATAACGACAATAAAACACAAACCTTAACCCTTGGTCCTGCAATTGGAACTTGGGGTGGGGCCACAAAATTCAATTATTCGAGTACTGTCACAAGTGTTCCTCTGGATGTTCGCACTGGCTTTCGTATGTTTTATTTCTTCACTCTATTTGCCGGTGCGGGAACTTCCATGAACTTTGGAAGTTCGAATTTAAATTTATCTAGATCAGGCCCAATCAACTTAGCCCTTGATTCCAATGCAGTTTCAGCTTCTCTTTCTCCAGAAATTGCTGCCCAAATTCCCGCTTCTGCTTTAGGCCAAACAAAATCAGGAACACTCACCATGGATTTAAGTGGAAAAGCGCAAGCACCTAACACAACTAACTTTCTCATTGCCGGAATTGAAATTAATGCCCTGATCACCAAACTCACCTTAGAAGCAATCGTAGCACAAAATGTACAATCCGTTATGTTTGGTGCAAAATTTACCTTTTAA
- a CDS encoding PilZ domain-containing protein — MAPIQEKRKYVRVQPLENEPVAIHLMGTALLDVLTASDISMGGIGIIAPNHFDEWDMHETVEILVALPGDLEDFLARGVIRQVGKKSKESGVYGVQFTEIGTKGKQDLQVYINRMIRQGREVK; from the coding sequence ATGGCACCGATCCAAGAAAAACGGAAATACGTCCGAGTACAACCACTTGAAAATGAACCTGTAGCAATCCATTTGATGGGGACTGCCCTTTTGGACGTTTTAACTGCGAGTGACATAAGTATGGGTGGTATTGGAATCATTGCTCCTAACCATTTTGATGAATGGGATATGCATGAAACCGTTGAAATCCTTGTGGCCCTACCTGGTGATTTAGAAGATTTTTTAGCTCGCGGTGTGATCAGACAGGTTGGTAAAAAATCGAAGGAATCAGGGGTGTACGGGGTTCAATTTACAGAAATTGGTACCAAGGGAAAACAAGACTTACAAGTTTATATCAATCGAATGATTCGGCAAGGTCGAGAAGTCAAATAA
- the thiC gene encoding phosphomethylpyrimidine synthase ThiC, translated as METNPTHPITIPETTITLSNNTKFQSYRTEGMFCIHENEYDYKKGIPKLREPWIQTREARGDKNFSQLYYAKRDIITEEMMYVAKREGMTPEFVLNEVKIGRAIIPSNKRHTELEPMIIGKKFLVKINANIGNSAILSSIEDEVEKLRWALHWGADTVMDLSTGKNIHETREWIIRNSPVPIGTVPLYQTLEKVKGKVEDLNIGVFLETLEEQAEQGVDYFTIHAGVLRDYIHLTDKRITGIVSRGGSILAKWCNHHKKENFLYEHFDEISKVMQKYGVSYSLGDGLRPGCINDANDEAQFAELKTLGELTKRAWADDVQVMVEGPGHVPMHLIQENVRLQEEICMEAPFYTLGPLVTDIAPGYDHITSAIGAAMIAWYGTAMLCYVTPKEHLGLPNKQDVKDGVIAYKIAAHAADLAKGHPGAKERDDLLSKARFEFRWEDQFALSLDPELARSYHDESLPQDGMKKAHFCSMCGPHFCSMRLTTDLRKETEEVQADSKV; from the coding sequence ATGGAAACAAACCCCACCCATCCCATCACCATTCCAGAAACAACCATAACACTTTCTAACAATACTAAGTTTCAATCTTACCGTACGGAAGGTATGTTTTGTATTCATGAAAATGAATACGATTATAAAAAAGGAATCCCGAAACTCAGAGAACCTTGGATTCAAACCAGAGAAGCGAGAGGGGACAAGAATTTTTCCCAACTCTACTATGCCAAAAGAGATATCATTACAGAAGAAATGATGTATGTGGCCAAAAGAGAAGGGATGACTCCTGAATTCGTTTTGAATGAGGTAAAAATTGGTCGGGCGATCATTCCATCAAACAAACGTCATACGGAATTGGAACCAATGATCATCGGGAAAAAGTTTTTAGTAAAAATAAATGCCAATATTGGAAATTCTGCTATCCTATCTTCCATCGAAGATGAAGTAGAAAAACTTCGTTGGGCCTTACATTGGGGAGCTGACACTGTGATGGATCTCTCTACGGGAAAAAATATCCATGAAACGAGAGAATGGATCATTCGGAATTCTCCAGTTCCGATTGGAACCGTTCCTCTCTACCAAACTTTGGAGAAGGTAAAAGGAAAAGTAGAAGACCTAAACATTGGTGTATTTTTAGAAACTCTGGAAGAACAGGCAGAACAAGGTGTGGATTATTTTACCATTCATGCGGGGGTTCTTCGGGATTATATCCACCTAACAGACAAAAGAATTACGGGGATTGTATCTAGGGGAGGTTCCATCCTTGCGAAATGGTGTAACCATCATAAAAAAGAAAATTTCCTTTATGAGCATTTTGATGAAATCTCCAAAGTGATGCAAAAATATGGAGTTTCTTATTCACTAGGGGACGGCCTCCGGCCAGGTTGTATCAATGATGCGAACGATGAAGCACAGTTTGCCGAATTAAAAACATTGGGGGAACTCACAAAACGTGCCTGGGCCGATGATGTGCAAGTGATGGTAGAAGGTCCGGGTCACGTTCCGATGCACCTCATCCAAGAGAATGTCCGTCTCCAAGAAGAAATTTGTATGGAAGCTCCCTTTTACACACTGGGGCCACTTGTGACAGACATTGCTCCAGGTTACGATCATATCACCTCGGCCATTGGAGCTGCGATGATTGCGTGGTACGGAACAGCTATGCTTTGTTATGTGACACCCAAAGAACATTTGGGACTTCCAAACAAACAAGACGTTAAAGATGGAGTGATTGCTTATAAAATTGCTGCTCATGCGGCCGATCTTGCCAAAGGACATCCTGGTGCCAAAGAAAGAGATGATTTACTCAGTAAAGCTCGTTTCGAGTTTCGATGGGAAGACCAATTTGCCCTTTCCCTTGATCCGGAACTTGCACGTTCGTATCATGATGAATCACTCCCACAGGATGGAATGAAAAAAGCGCATTTCTGTTCTATGTGTGGCCCTCATTTTTGTTCCATGCGGCTGACAACCGATTTACGAAAAGAAACGGAAGAAGTTCAGGCGGATTCGAAAGTTTAG
- a CDS encoding acyl-CoA dehydrogenase family protein, with protein sequence MERILPFTEEHHQFREMARKFFETEVKPHHEEWEKNHIVPKEVWRKAGENGLLCPDVPTEYGGSGADFLYNIIIIEESSRVGNSGFFISLHNDVIAPYISTYASDEQKKRWLPKCASGESILAVAMTEPGAGSDLKSLRTSAVDKGDHFVVNGQKTFISNGQLADLIITAVKHDNGTISLVMIEEGMKGFERGRNLDKIGLKAQDTSELYFNDVIVPKSNLIGKQGQGFRYLMQKLAQERLVLAVAAVEATRLVQTITLQYIKERKAFGQKIGSFQNTKFKMAEMATELEMAQVFCDKVVMEHMKGENTTAEASMCKWYATEMQKRHTDECLQFFGGYGYMMEYPIARAYLDARIQTIYAGTTEIMKEIIGRSLGL encoded by the coding sequence ATGGAGCGTATCCTCCCCTTTACTGAAGAACACCATCAATTCCGCGAGATGGCTCGGAAATTTTTTGAAACAGAAGTAAAACCACATCACGAAGAATGGGAAAAAAACCATATCGTACCTAAAGAAGTTTGGAGAAAGGCAGGAGAAAACGGTCTACTCTGCCCAGATGTCCCTACCGAATACGGCGGTTCTGGCGCTGACTTTCTTTATAATATCATCATCATTGAAGAATCTTCAAGAGTGGGAAATAGTGGATTTTTTATCTCCCTCCATAATGACGTGATTGCCCCTTATATCTCCACTTATGCAAGTGATGAACAAAAGAAACGTTGGCTTCCTAAATGCGCATCAGGCGAATCAATCTTAGCGGTTGCGATGACAGAACCAGGTGCCGGATCTGATTTAAAATCTCTTCGCACGAGTGCCGTCGATAAAGGTGACCACTTTGTAGTGAATGGACAAAAAACTTTTATCTCTAACGGACAACTAGCAGATCTTATCATCACCGCAGTCAAACACGACAACGGAACCATTTCCCTTGTAATGATTGAAGAAGGAATGAAAGGATTTGAAAGAGGTCGTAACTTAGATAAAATCGGTCTCAAAGCCCAAGACACTTCTGAATTGTATTTCAACGATGTGATTGTTCCAAAATCAAACCTCATCGGCAAACAAGGACAAGGTTTTCGTTACCTCATGCAAAAACTCGCACAAGAACGTTTGGTTCTTGCAGTTGCTGCTGTGGAAGCAACAAGACTTGTTCAAACCATCACGCTCCAATACATCAAAGAAAGAAAAGCATTCGGTCAAAAGATTGGGTCTTTCCAAAATACAAAGTTCAAAATGGCAGAAATGGCAACGGAACTTGAAATGGCACAAGTATTCTGTGACAAAGTGGTCATGGAACACATGAAAGGTGAAAACACTACAGCAGAAGCATCTATGTGCAAATGGTATGCGACAGAAATGCAAAAACGTCATACTGATGAGTGTTTACAATTCTTTGGTGGTTATGGTTATATGATGGAGTATCCAATTGCAAGAGCTTACCTCGATGCAAGGATCCAAACCATTTATGCAGGAACTACAGAGATTATGAAAGAAATCATTGGACGAAGTTTAGGACTTTAG
- a CDS encoding cAMP/cGMP-dependent 3',5'-cyclic-AMP/GMP phosphodiesterase has translation MVSSEPNGFTALPRGGYLVDTTEGYIQIGSPPETIKDTMGLEKKTPLVFVLPNKFFHVEKGISIAELEFPIYFNFFFRGGKKTFIVCSAEQKEQLTIVLGESLMGPQELNLASEFIDGTMSFGFPDIKAEMAHFRSYKTMEEVVEFILFDENHKAQFGKITIEQLPSNEFLIVDGDKKIKTPGEVDFHVKYDIGKRLEEPFQPPIIGITCLGPSHGFDPTDNTSGFIIWLNGQGIMVDPPVNSTEWLRESNVNPKFINSIILTHCHADHDAGTFQKILEESKITIYATATVMESFLKKYCSLTKIPRREITDLFDFIPVVIGRPTIINGGEFYFHYALHSIPSVGFEFFFQDQSFYYTSDHLNDPEALEEMYKKGVFPETRYQFLKDFPWDRKIIYHEAGVPPLHTKISYLASLPEEVQKRITVYHIAAKDMPEGNHLTLAKFGIENTLYPEITPPKHQEAFQLLEILSQIDIFSGFPIEKAKEFLQIVKEEKFRRGEQIIKKGTHGDRFFIIASGNVRFEGLSGDPTAVKRYGTYEYFGEASLILDTARQADVYAETDVVALTIEKTRFFQFIRGSKLHENLTKLNSIRETNTWKTLTESQTFRGLTSYQVTQLELILKLETVKKEVALIEEGQTFHNAFIVRSGTVVVMQNHKTIRELGPGDFVGEIYSLTKNLPSNFSFVAWPGTELYVLSEEDAIQYIKKNPGVYMKLNTVYN, from the coding sequence ATGGTCAGTTCAGAACCGAATGGTTTTACCGCGCTCCCTAGAGGGGGATATTTAGTCGATACAACCGAAGGGTACATCCAAATTGGATCCCCTCCGGAAACAATTAAAGACACCATGGGGCTTGAAAAGAAAACCCCTCTGGTGTTTGTCCTCCCCAATAAGTTTTTTCATGTTGAAAAAGGCATCTCTATTGCGGAATTAGAATTTCCCATTTACTTCAACTTCTTCTTTCGCGGTGGAAAAAAAACATTTATCGTATGTTCGGCAGAACAAAAAGAACAGCTAACGATTGTTCTTGGGGAATCTCTTATGGGACCACAGGAACTAAACCTGGCATCAGAGTTTATTGATGGAACGATGAGTTTTGGTTTTCCCGATATCAAAGCAGAAATGGCCCATTTCCGTAGTTACAAAACAATGGAAGAAGTGGTTGAATTTATTTTATTTGATGAAAACCACAAAGCACAGTTTGGAAAAATCACTATCGAACAACTTCCCTCCAATGAATTTCTCATTGTGGATGGAGATAAAAAAATTAAAACTCCTGGGGAAGTTGACTTTCATGTGAAGTATGACATTGGAAAGAGACTCGAAGAACCTTTCCAACCCCCTATCATTGGAATCACTTGCCTTGGGCCTTCTCACGGTTTTGATCCTACAGACAATACTTCCGGTTTTATCATTTGGCTCAATGGCCAAGGGATTATGGTAGATCCTCCAGTGAATTCTACCGAGTGGTTACGAGAATCCAATGTCAATCCTAAGTTTATCAACTCCATCATTCTCACCCACTGTCATGCCGACCACGATGCGGGAACTTTCCAAAAGATATTAGAAGAATCTAAAATCACGATCTATGCCACAGCCACAGTAATGGAATCTTTCCTAAAAAAATATTGTAGTTTAACAAAGATTCCGCGAAGAGAAATCACAGACCTATTTGATTTTATACCTGTTGTCATTGGAAGGCCTACCATCATCAACGGGGGAGAATTTTATTTTCATTATGCACTGCATTCCATTCCTTCCGTGGGATTCGAATTTTTTTTCCAAGACCAATCCTTTTATTATACCTCCGACCACTTAAATGACCCAGAAGCCTTGGAAGAGATGTATAAAAAAGGGGTATTTCCCGAAACAAGATACCAGTTCCTCAAAGATTTCCCTTGGGATCGTAAAATCATTTACCACGAAGCAGGTGTTCCGCCCCTGCATACAAAGATTAGTTACCTGGCATCCTTACCAGAAGAAGTACAAAAACGAATTACAGTCTATCATATTGCTGCCAAAGATATGCCTGAGGGAAACCATCTAACACTTGCTAAGTTTGGAATTGAAAATACTTTGTATCCGGAAATCACACCTCCCAAACACCAAGAGGCTTTCCAACTTTTAGAAATACTTTCGCAGATTGATATTTTCTCAGGATTCCCGATTGAAAAAGCAAAGGAGTTTTTGCAAATCGTTAAGGAAGAAAAGTTTCGGCGTGGGGAACAAATCATCAAAAAAGGAACCCACGGGGATAGGTTTTTTATCATTGCCTCTGGAAATGTTCGCTTTGAAGGTTTATCCGGTGACCCAACAGCCGTTAAACGGTATGGTACTTACGAATACTTTGGGGAAGCATCCCTGATTTTGGATACAGCACGCCAAGCGGATGTGTATGCAGAAACAGATGTGGTAGCACTTACCATTGAGAAAACCAGATTCTTTCAGTTCATCCGTGGATCGAAACTCCACGAAAACCTTACCAAACTAAATAGCATCAGGGAAACCAATACTTGGAAAACACTTACCGAATCCCAAACCTTCCGGGGTCTAACCAGTTACCAAGTCACACAACTCGAACTCATCTTAAAACTGGAAACAGTCAAAAAGGAAGTGGCCCTAATCGAAGAAGGCCAAACCTTCCATAATGCTTTTATCGTTAGGTCGGGAACCGTTGTGGTCATGCAAAACCACAAAACCATTCGGGAATTGGGACCCGGGGACTTTGTAGGGGAAATATATTCTCTCACAAAAAATCTTCCTTCCAATTTTAGCTTTGTGGCCTGGCCGGGAACGGAACTCTATGTGCTTTCGGAAGAAGATGCCATCCAATACATCAAGAAAAATCCTGGTGTCTATATGAAGCTGAACACTGTTTATAATTGA
- the trxA gene encoding thioredoxin → MALTEVTDANFKAETAKGVVLVDCWAEWCGPCRMVAPVLDELSQEMADIKITKLNVDFNQKTAQELGIQSIPTLLLYKDGVLVDKAIGALPKPQIKKFIENHK, encoded by the coding sequence ATGGCACTAACGGAAGTCACAGACGCCAATTTCAAAGCAGAAACTGCTAAGGGCGTAGTACTCGTGGATTGTTGGGCGGAATGGTGTGGGCCATGTCGCATGGTGGCTCCTGTTCTTGATGAATTATCACAGGAAATGGCTGATATCAAAATTACTAAGTTAAATGTTGATTTCAATCAAAAGACAGCTCAGGAATTGGGAATCCAGTCTATCCCTACCCTTCTTCTCTATAAAGACGGAGTATTAGTAGATAAAGCCATTGGTGCTTTACCGAAACCACAAATTAAAAAATTTATAGAAAATCACAAGTAG